Proteins from a single region of Haloterrigena alkaliphila:
- the minD gene encoding cell division ATPase MinD: MSHETVYAIASGKGGVGKTTTTVNLGTALAGAGERVAIVDADLGMANLAGFVSLSPDSTTLHDVLAGDASVDDATYRITDNIVAVPSGTSLDEYADTSPEGLRDVVAELREEFDYVFLDVGAGVSHETVLPLGLADAVVLVSTPEPAAVHDSKKTLELTERAGGEVAGLVVTRTRPESDVSYEEIATRLETPLLGTVPEDPAARESVYAGTPLVVYEPDGPAAVAYRRLAADLTGIDVPAPGAESDSADGDDIDDGDDGAPADADEADEADGREAAHDDVSSAITEAETDP, encoded by the coding sequence ATGTCTCACGAGACGGTCTATGCTATCGCGAGCGGAAAGGGCGGCGTCGGGAAGACGACGACGACGGTCAACCTCGGCACGGCGCTGGCCGGGGCCGGCGAGCGCGTCGCCATCGTCGACGCCGACCTCGGCATGGCAAACCTCGCCGGGTTCGTCAGCCTCTCTCCAGACTCGACGACGCTCCACGACGTCCTCGCCGGCGACGCATCGGTCGACGACGCGACCTACCGCATCACCGACAACATCGTCGCCGTCCCGAGCGGAACCAGCCTCGACGAGTACGCCGACACCTCCCCGGAAGGCCTGCGCGACGTCGTCGCCGAACTCCGGGAGGAGTTCGACTACGTCTTTCTCGACGTCGGCGCCGGCGTCAGCCACGAGACAGTGCTCCCGCTGGGGCTGGCCGACGCCGTCGTCCTCGTCTCGACGCCCGAACCCGCGGCCGTCCACGACTCGAAGAAGACCCTCGAGTTGACCGAACGCGCCGGCGGCGAGGTCGCCGGACTCGTCGTCACCCGGACTCGGCCGGAGAGCGACGTCTCCTACGAGGAGATCGCGACGCGCCTCGAGACGCCGCTGCTGGGAACGGTCCCCGAGGATCCCGCGGCCCGCGAGAGCGTCTACGCCGGAACCCCGCTGGTCGTCTACGAACCCGACGGCCCGGCGGCCGTCGCCTACCGACGGCTCGCCGCCGACCTCACGGGTATCGACGTCCCCGCCCCGGGCGCGGAGAGCGACTCGGCGGACGGTGACGACATCGACGACGGCGACGACGGCGCCCCGGCGGACGCGGACGAAGCGGACGAAGCGGACGGGCGAGAAGCGGCGCACGACGACGTCTCGAGCGCGATTACGGAAGCCGAAACCGATCCCTGA
- the prf1 gene encoding peptide chain release factor aRF-1 — protein sequence MSQEGEQEQSDRKKYEFRKVLEDLKDFDGSGTQLVTIYVPEDRQISDVVQHVTQEHSEAANIKSKQTRTAVQDALTSIKDRLKYYKNPPENGMVLFSGAVDSGGGRTEMVTKVLESPPQPVESFRYHCDSEFLTEPLEEMMADKGLYGLIVLDRREANVGWLKGKRIEPVKSASSLVPGKQRKGGQSAQRFARLRLEAIDNFYQEVAGMANDLFVPKRHEIDGILVGGPSPTKDEFLDGDYLHHELQDEVLGKFDVAYTDESGLKDLVDNAEDALADAEVMKDKKVMETFFEELNAGDQATYGFEQTRQNLMMGAVDRLLISEDLRKDVVTYDCTECGATEREVIDRRKSTPTHTCTDCGTDLEATDEDREDAIDHLIEIAEQRGTETKFISTDFEKGEQLYNAFGGFAGLLRYSTGV from the coding sequence ATGAGCCAGGAGGGCGAGCAGGAGCAATCCGACCGGAAGAAGTACGAGTTCCGGAAGGTTCTCGAGGATCTCAAGGACTTCGACGGCTCCGGGACGCAGCTCGTAACGATCTACGTACCTGAGGATAGACAGATCAGTGACGTCGTCCAGCACGTCACACAGGAACACAGCGAGGCGGCCAACATCAAGTCCAAACAGACGCGGACGGCCGTCCAGGACGCGCTGACGAGCATCAAGGACCGACTCAAGTACTACAAGAACCCGCCCGAGAACGGGATGGTGCTGTTCTCCGGCGCGGTCGACTCCGGCGGCGGTCGCACCGAGATGGTCACGAAGGTCCTCGAGAGCCCGCCCCAGCCGGTCGAGTCGTTCCGCTACCACTGCGACTCCGAGTTCCTCACCGAGCCCCTAGAGGAGATGATGGCGGACAAGGGCCTCTACGGCCTGATCGTCCTCGACCGACGCGAGGCCAACGTCGGCTGGCTGAAGGGCAAACGCATCGAACCCGTCAAGTCCGCCTCTTCGCTCGTCCCCGGCAAGCAGCGCAAAGGTGGCCAGTCCGCCCAGCGATTCGCCCGCCTGCGACTCGAGGCCATCGACAACTTCTACCAGGAGGTCGCGGGGATGGCCAACGACCTGTTCGTCCCCAAGCGCCACGAGATCGACGGCATCCTCGTGGGCGGTCCCTCGCCGACCAAAGACGAGTTCCTCGACGGCGACTACCTCCACCACGAACTGCAGGACGAGGTGCTCGGCAAGTTCGACGTCGCCTACACCGACGAATCCGGCCTGAAGGACCTGGTAGACAACGCCGAGGACGCCCTGGCCGACGCCGAGGTGATGAAGGACAAGAAGGTGATGGAGACCTTCTTCGAAGAACTCAACGCGGGCGATCAGGCGACTTACGGCTTCGAGCAGACCCGCCAGAATCTGATGATGGGCGCGGTCGACCGCCTCCTCATCAGCGAGGACCTGCGAAAGGACGTCGTCACCTACGACTGTACGGAGTGTGGCGCCACCGAGCGCGAGGTGATCGACCGCCGGAAGTCGACGCCGACCCACACCTGTACCGACTGCGGCACCGACCTCGAGGCGACCGACGAGGACCGCGAGGACGCCATCGACCACCTCATCGAGATCGCCGAACAGCGGGGCACCGAGACCAAGTTCATCTCGACGGACTTCGAGAAGGGCGAACAGCTCTACAACGCCTTCGGCGGCTTCGCCGGTTTACTCCGTTATAGCACTGGCGTCTAA